A region of Fibrobacter sp. UWT2 DNA encodes the following proteins:
- a CDS encoding P-II family nitrogen regulator: MSGFNHEVIFCIVNTGFSETVMEAAKDAGARGGTILNARGTANKEAESFFHIAIQPEKEIVMILVDAKIKDAVLHALYQKAGLDTMGQGIAFSLPVDNVVGLTPWKAEIKAAEVAAEKAAEKAEIAVEKAEKK; this comes from the coding sequence ATGAGCGGATTCAATCACGAAGTCATCTTTTGTATTGTGAATACCGGATTCTCTGAAACCGTGATGGAAGCGGCGAAGGATGCCGGTGCCCGTGGCGGTACGATTCTGAATGCTCGCGGTACGGCGAACAAGGAAGCCGAGTCTTTTTTCCATATCGCGATTCAGCCCGAAAAAGAAATCGTCATGATTCTGGTCGACGCCAAGATCAAGGATGCCGTTTTGCATGCTCTTTACCAGAAGGCGGGACTTGACACCATGGGTCAGGGAATCGCGTTTTCGCTCCCGGTCGACAACGTGGTAGGCCTTACCCCGTGGAAGGCCGAAATCAAGGCTGCCGAGGTTGCTGCCGAAAAAGCGGCTGAAAAAGCCGAAATTGCCGTCGAAAAAGCTGAAAAGAAGTAA